Proteins encoded within one genomic window of Panacibacter microcysteis:
- a CDS encoding thioredoxin family protein: MNKIKYGLLALSIVAIASAFAFKAAKPEVKTTTATTDKGITFIEQDWSKALQDAKTNKKLVFLDIYATWCGPCKMLKKNTFTDESAAKFFNENFINVSVDGEKGVGPELAARYKIVGYPSLIITDADGNVVLQTAGYVDAAYLINFAKEALKRKS, translated from the coding sequence ATGAATAAAATAAAGTATGGCCTGCTGGCACTTTCCATTGTTGCAATAGCATCTGCATTTGCATTCAAAGCAGCAAAGCCTGAAGTGAAAACGACAACTGCAACAACAGACAAGGGCATTACTTTTATAGAGCAGGATTGGAGCAAGGCTTTGCAGGATGCAAAGACCAATAAAAAACTGGTATTCCTTGATATTTATGCTACCTGGTGCGGCCCATGTAAAATGCTTAAGAAAAATACTTTTACAGATGAGAGCGCTGCAAAATTCTTCAACGAGAACTTTATTAATGTGTCTGTTGATGGTGAAAAAGGAGTGGGGCCGGAGCTTGCGGCCAGGTACAAGATTGTTGGATATCCTTCCCTGATCATTACAGATGCTGATGGCAACGTGGTATTGCAAACTGCCGGCTATGTAGACGCTGCTTACCTCATCAATTTTGCCAAGGAAGCTTTAAAAAGAAAATCATAA
- a CDS encoding outer membrane beta-barrel protein: protein MKKTLLILSLLTLTVITSNAQYSNKTRVMVVGEGGINLSTFYQAASTERTLSLGNVTRPTIGLYVKTKYPTLIGFDAGVSLSQQGTNTKDSLSAYGVFGDSAISKAILNYAYVYGDALYYFELQGDNSVHAGAGLYAGYAMNGDRVFGSDKEKLQIDNFKRVDFGFQLKIAFNIKEFISLGAQYRIAFLPILTSFDRSGNTNNLRNSVLALTAGIRLFELKK from the coding sequence ATGAAAAAAACGCTGTTGATCCTTTCCCTTCTAACCCTCACAGTTATTACATCAAACGCCCAATACAGTAACAAAACCAGGGTAATGGTTGTAGGAGAAGGTGGCATAAACCTTTCTACGTTTTACCAGGCAGCAAGTACGGAAAGAACACTTAGTTTAGGAAATGTAACAAGACCAACAATTGGACTGTATGTTAAAACAAAATATCCTACGCTTATCGGTTTTGATGCCGGCGTATCACTTTCTCAGCAGGGCACCAATACAAAAGATTCTCTGTCTGCTTACGGTGTTTTTGGTGATTCTGCTATTTCCAAGGCCATATTAAACTATGCGTATGTATATGGAGATGCGCTATATTATTTTGAACTGCAGGGCGATAACAGTGTACATGCCGGCGCAGGTTTATATGCAGGCTATGCTATGAACGGAGATCGCGTATTTGGTTCAGATAAAGAAAAACTGCAGATCGATAATTTTAAAAGAGTAGATTTTGGTTTTCAGCTCAAGATTGCGTTTAATATCAAAGAATTTATTTCACTGGGCGCTCAGTACAGGATTGCCTTTCTGCCAATTCTTACATCATTTGACCGGTCGGGCAATACAAACAATCTAAGGAATTCAGTTCTTGCACTTACCGCAGGTATAAGGTTGTTTGAGTTGAAAAAATAA
- a CDS encoding NUDIX domain-containing protein — MNEQHNPWQILHEQEAYDNNWIKVTHYDVINPSGGKGIYGKVHFKNIAIGVVPLDESMNTYIVGQYRFPINIYSWEIPEGGGPLHEDPLNGAKRELLEETGLKAERWSKILDMHLSNSVCDEACVVYVATGLSQHAAMPEETEQLAIKKIPFDDLYQMVKNGKITDAVSVAAVLKTKLMLLEGSLLL, encoded by the coding sequence ATGAATGAACAACACAATCCCTGGCAAATTTTACATGAGCAGGAAGCTTACGACAATAACTGGATAAAAGTTACCCACTACGATGTGATCAACCCATCTGGTGGAAAAGGAATTTATGGTAAAGTGCATTTTAAAAATATTGCCATCGGTGTGGTTCCGCTGGATGAATCAATGAACACGTACATTGTTGGCCAATACCGCTTTCCCATTAACATCTATAGTTGGGAAATTCCTGAAGGTGGTGGCCCGTTGCATGAAGATCCGCTGAATGGTGCCAAAAGAGAACTGCTCGAAGAAACAGGTTTAAAGGCTGAGCGGTGGAGCAAAATACTTGACATGCATTTATCCAATTCCGTTTGCGATGAAGCATGCGTTGTGTATGTTGCAACGGGTTTATCTCAACATGCGGCAATGCCGGAAGAAACCGAGCAACTGGCCATAAAAAAAATACCATTTGATGATTTATATCAAATGGTAAAAAATGGTAAAATAACTGATGCAGTCTCCGTAGCAGCAGTGCTTAAAACCAAACTCATGCTGTTGGAAGGAAGTCTGTTGTTATGA
- a CDS encoding serine hydrolase — translation MKARLSLFIFLVGSCFASLAQPAFIKDSLDAFITKGMQDWQIPGLAIAIVKDGKTVIMKGFGVSNLETKTPVDENTLFMIASNSKLFTATALAQLEYNKKLSLDDKIIQYFPDFKLYDSTTTALVNIKDMLSHHLGTKTFQGDFTFWNSSLTRREVIYKMRLLKPGQQFRQSYGYCNSCFVTAGEIIPAVSGMPWEVYVYDSLLVPLGMSNTHTLGQGMDQMPNAASPYTNGFSNDLKLIPYDNVDNIGPAGSMVSSVKDISKWLLMQLDSGRYNGKRILPWNVIDRTRQMQTIISSRKSDLYPSHIVGYNLGLLQRDYNGKQVYWHTGGADGFVTNTCFVPEEKLGITILTNNDNQQFFEILRYQVLDAYLGVTGTNRNQKALAGFKEEHAALVKKTDSLKARVRGSQPPLSLSAYAGTFTNELMGDIEISVSNKGLLIQFPHHNGLVARLQYMDHEEWLLTYNNAAFGIFPVRFKTAGDKVISTEIKCNDFIEYDAYLFTKQ, via the coding sequence ATGAAAGCAAGACTGTCTTTATTTATTTTTCTTGTCGGATCATGCTTTGCATCATTGGCACAGCCTGCTTTTATCAAAGACAGTCTCGATGCTTTTATTACAAAAGGAATGCAAGACTGGCAAATTCCCGGTCTGGCCATTGCAATCGTTAAAGACGGAAAAACAGTTATCATGAAAGGCTTTGGTGTAAGCAATCTCGAAACAAAAACACCTGTAGATGAAAACACGCTTTTCATGATCGCCAGCAACAGCAAGCTGTTTACAGCAACTGCACTTGCGCAGCTTGAGTACAACAAAAAGCTTTCGCTCGATGATAAGATCATACAATACTTTCCCGACTTCAAACTGTATGATAGCACTACTACCGCGCTGGTAAACATCAAAGACATGCTGAGCCACCACCTGGGTACCAAAACCTTCCAGGGCGATTTTACTTTCTGGAATTCGTCACTCACACGAAGGGAGGTTATTTATAAAATGCGTCTGCTGAAACCCGGGCAGCAATTCAGGCAGAGTTATGGTTATTGCAACAGTTGTTTCGTTACCGCGGGTGAAATCATACCCGCTGTAAGTGGCATGCCGTGGGAAGTATATGTCTACGACAGCCTCCTGGTGCCGCTGGGTATGAGCAATACACATACACTTGGGCAAGGTATGGACCAGATGCCCAATGCTGCGTCCCCCTATACCAATGGGTTTTCGAATGATCTTAAACTAATACCATACGACAATGTCGACAATATTGGCCCTGCCGGAAGTATGGTAAGCAGCGTAAAGGATATTTCAAAGTGGTTGCTCATGCAGCTTGATAGTGGTCGCTACAATGGTAAACGCATCTTACCGTGGAATGTAATAGACAGAACCAGGCAGATGCAAACGATCATCAGCAGTAGGAAATCAGACTTGTACCCGTCGCACATTGTTGGCTATAATCTGGGCTTGCTGCAACGGGATTATAACGGCAAACAGGTTTATTGGCATACCGGCGGTGCAGACGGTTTTGTTACCAATACCTGTTTTGTACCGGAAGAAAAACTTGGCATAACCATATTAACCAATAATGATAACCAGCAATTTTTCGAAATATTACGTTACCAGGTGCTCGACGCCTATTTGGGGGTTACCGGTACAAACAGGAATCAAAAAGCACTGGCGGGTTTTAAAGAAGAGCATGCTGCACTTGTAAAAAAAACAGACAGTCTTAAAGCAAGGGTAAGAGGCAGCCAGCCGCCGCTGTCTTTATCAGCATATGCCGGCACGTTCACCAATGAATTGATGGGTGATATTGAAATAAGCGTCAGCAACAAAGGTCTGCTCATACAATTTCCGCACCACAACGGGCTTGTTGCCAGGCTTCAATATATGGATCATGAAGAATGGTTGCTTACCTACAACAATGCTGCTTTTGGCATATTCCCGGTGCGCTTTAAAACCGCCGGCGATAAAGTAATTTCAACAGAAATAAAGTGTAACGATTTTATTGAATATGATGCCTATCTCTTTACAAAGCAATAA
- a CDS encoding ectonucleotide pyrophosphatase/phosphodiesterase — MFTRLAAQDTAQHIVDGRVNSAVQQQKPYVILISADGFRYDFADKYHAANLLRLRRQGVCANYMQPSYPSLTFPNHYTIVTGLYPAHHGLVDNSFYDEQKHASYSMSKKEIVRDSSWYGGTPLWVLAEEQQMLSASFYWVGSEAAMHGVKPTYCYYYNEAIDIDTRINIVKNWLQLPEEKRPHLITFYLPQVDHAAHKYGTDAKETGDSVLFVDNAVAKLTETLQELKLPINYIFLSDHGMTDVDVNNTIPLPQVIDTSKFIIPGYADALMHLYAKDKTAIQPTYEKLKATAKDYDVYLATALPAKWHYSKADDKYNRIGDIILVPHLPKVFNISNRKITPGKHGFDPALKDMRATFYAWGPMFKPHKKIKGFENVHVYPLVANMLGLTYTEQIDGDINVLGGILKQ; from the coding sequence GTGTTCACCAGGCTCGCCGCGCAGGATACTGCACAACATATTGTTGATGGCAGGGTCAACAGTGCGGTACAGCAACAAAAGCCATATGTTATACTTATATCTGCAGATGGTTTCAGGTACGACTTTGCGGATAAATACCATGCTGCAAACCTGTTGCGTTTACGCAGGCAAGGTGTTTGTGCAAATTACATGCAACCGTCTTACCCGTCGCTTACTTTTCCCAATCATTATACCATTGTTACCGGCCTGTACCCTGCGCATCACGGTCTTGTTGACAACTCGTTTTATGATGAGCAAAAACACGCGTCTTATTCCATGAGCAAAAAAGAAATAGTAAGAGACAGTTCATGGTATGGCGGCACGCCCTTGTGGGTGCTTGCCGAAGAACAGCAGATGCTCAGCGCAAGCTTTTACTGGGTTGGATCAGAAGCTGCCATGCATGGCGTAAAACCAACTTATTGCTACTACTATAATGAAGCAATCGATATAGATACACGCATCAATATTGTAAAAAACTGGTTGCAACTGCCTGAAGAAAAACGTCCGCATCTTATTACATTTTACCTGCCGCAGGTAGATCATGCCGCACATAAATATGGTACTGATGCAAAGGAAACGGGAGATTCTGTTTTGTTTGTTGACAACGCTGTTGCAAAACTTACAGAAACACTGCAGGAACTCAAATTACCCATTAATTATATTTTCCTTTCAGACCATGGCATGACGGATGTTGACGTAAACAACACTATTCCGCTGCCGCAGGTTATTGATACATCAAAATTTATTATTCCTGGTTATGCAGATGCACTCATGCACCTGTACGCAAAAGATAAAACAGCTATACAACCAACGTACGAAAAACTAAAAGCCACGGCAAAAGACTATGATGTGTATCTTGCCACCGCGCTTCCCGCAAAGTGGCACTATAGTAAGGCAGACGACAAATACAACCGTATAGGAGATATTATACTCGTACCACATTTACCTAAAGTATTTAACATTAGCAACCGTAAAATAACACCCGGCAAACACGGGTTCGATCCGGCTTTGAAAGATATGCGTGCTACCTTTTATGCATGGGGCCCCATGTTTAAGCCGCACAAAAAAATAAAGGGTTTTGAGAATGTACATGTGTACCCGCTTGTTGCCAACATGCTTGGTCTCACATACACCGAACAGATCGATGGAGACATCAATGTATTAGGCGGCATACTTAAACAGTAA
- a CDS encoding Gfo/Idh/MocA family oxidoreductase, translating into MSNPVKTAIIGFGVAGKFMHAPFVKTRPEQYDVIAVLERHQKESATLFPGAVIARSIEALLAIEDIELVIITTPNETHFPYAKASLLAGKHVVVDKPFTITSAEAQELITLSQQVGKVISVYQNRRYVSDFLTIKRLLHNKLLGDVHEFEAHYDRYRPEAKPNAWREEPAPGSGILYDLGAHLIDQAFYLFGLPQEVTADIRLQRPHARTVDNFELKLGYGFTKVILKSGMLVREPGPRYMIHGTLGSFVKYGEDPQEVYLRAGKLPTEVENWGQEDEQIFGTIHTDLSGHVFNEKYPSIKGDYGYYYENLYKTIREGIPLRERPEHAFNVIKLIELAEESSKEKRTIACTGFIAAAYPRD; encoded by the coding sequence ATGAGCAATCCCGTTAAGACAGCCATTATCGGATTTGGAGTTGCAGGCAAATTCATGCATGCTCCTTTTGTAAAGACCCGGCCGGAGCAATACGACGTAATTGCGGTGCTGGAAAGACATCAAAAAGAATCAGCCACACTTTTCCCGGGTGCGGTTATTGCCCGTTCCATTGAAGCACTGCTGGCAATAGAAGACATTGAACTGGTTATCATCACAACACCCAATGAAACGCATTTTCCTTATGCAAAAGCGTCCTTGCTGGCTGGTAAACATGTAGTGGTTGATAAACCCTTTACCATCACTTCTGCTGAAGCGCAGGAGTTGATTACACTCTCTCAGCAGGTAGGAAAAGTGATCAGCGTGTACCAGAACAGGCGTTATGTGTCAGACTTCCTTACCATCAAAAGGCTATTGCATAATAAGCTGCTGGGTGATGTGCATGAATTTGAGGCACATTACGATCGCTATCGCCCTGAAGCAAAACCAAATGCATGGAGGGAGGAGCCAGCACCCGGAAGCGGTATTCTATATGATCTTGGTGCGCACCTGATAGACCAGGCTTTTTATCTTTTTGGGCTGCCACAGGAGGTTACTGCTGACATACGTTTGCAGCGCCCTCATGCACGCACGGTCGATAATTTTGAACTCAAACTTGGTTATGGGTTTACCAAAGTGATTCTGAAATCAGGCATGTTGGTTAGAGAGCCCGGGCCCCGTTATATGATTCATGGAACACTTGGCTCATTTGTAAAATATGGCGAAGACCCGCAGGAAGTTTACTTACGTGCGGGTAAATTGCCCACCGAAGTTGAAAACTGGGGCCAGGAAGATGAACAGATTTTTGGCACAATCCATACCGATCTTAGTGGTCATGTCTTTAATGAAAAGTATCCTTCTATAAAAGGTGATTATGGCTATTACTACGAAAATCTTTACAAAACCATCCGGGAAGGAATACCGCTGCGCGAAAGACCCGAGCATGCTTTCAATGTAATCAAATTGATAGAACTGGCCGAAGAGAGCAGCAAAGAAAAGCGTACTATTGCCTGCACAGGCTTTATCGCGGCAGCTTATCCAAGAGATTAA
- a CDS encoding superoxide dismutase gives MKKPTASTRRDFLSTSGKAGIAAGLSLTILPSLVKANSPSNLSDINVPETPYTQQPLPYAYNALEPVIDAMTMEIHYSKHAATYAKNLAEAAAAEKVDTGSVKLEQLLGSVSKYSAKMRNNAGGHYNHELFWKCMRAPQEGAKPAGKLVSAIEKDFSSFDAFKTQFTDAGKNRFGSGWAWLIATPGKKLVVASTPNQDNPLMDVAEVKGIPLLGLDVWEHAYYLKYQNRRPDYINAWWNVVNWDYIQSRFDAL, from the coding sequence ATGAAAAAACCGACAGCAAGTACCCGCAGAGACTTTCTTAGCACCAGTGGCAAAGCAGGCATTGCAGCAGGCTTATCGCTGACAATATTGCCCTCGCTTGTAAAAGCAAACAGCCCCTCAAACTTATCAGATATAAATGTTCCTGAAACGCCTTATACGCAGCAACCACTCCCTTATGCGTACAACGCATTGGAGCCTGTAATCGACGCGATGACGATGGAAATACATTACAGCAAGCATGCCGCAACTTATGCAAAGAACCTTGCAGAAGCTGCGGCTGCAGAAAAAGTAGACACTGGCTCTGTGAAACTGGAGCAACTGCTGGGTTCCGTATCTAAGTATTCAGCTAAAATGCGTAATAACGCCGGCGGTCATTATAACCATGAATTATTCTGGAAATGCATGCGTGCGCCGCAGGAAGGTGCAAAACCTGCAGGTAAGCTTGTAAGTGCAATTGAAAAAGACTTCAGTTCTTTTGACGCTTTTAAAACGCAATTTACAGATGCTGGTAAAAACAGGTTTGGCAGTGGCTGGGCATGGCTGATAGCAACACCGGGTAAAAAACTGGTAGTGGCTTCTACGCCCAACCAGGACAACCCCTTAATGGATGTTGCAGAAGTAAAAGGCATCCCATTATTAGGTCTTGATGTTTGGGAACACGCCTACTACCTGAAATACCAAAACCGCAGACCAGATTATATCAATGCATGGTGGAATGTGGTTAACTGGGATTATATACAGTCTCGTTTTGATGCCCTGTAA
- a CDS encoding OmpA family protein yields the protein MRKNLTVVSCLLLATGVFAQTEKKPSSIGFSVAGTDFIAANDIKNTSISDAKIGGFSKLNAGFAAHYWKGLTKNIDLSVTYTGSFLNRLPQTFPDQVADYFQSLGASFNIKMFHDKAVINPFLTAGIEGYNYASKFGAQSPFGVGLQISPFQGNTFLLAQAQYKLAYSDNKVNHLFYSFGVLAPLTEPKAKVLPPPPPPPPADTDMDGVIDADDKCPTVVGLAKYQGCPIPDTDKDGINDEQDKCPTVAGLAKYDGCPIPDTDKDGVNDEEDKCPTVAGFPRYQGCPIPDTDGDGVNDENDRCPTEAGPADNNGCPRLEQFNFNAKNVQFATGKAILTKGAVTELDKLVKILNEHPTLKLSIDGYTDNTGKPATNLTLSQKRADAVKTYLVKKGISTDILTAAGHGIDNPIADNKTAAGRALNRRVEFSVAQ from the coding sequence ATGAGAAAAAATCTAACCGTAGTTTCCTGCCTGCTGCTGGCAACAGGCGTATTTGCCCAAACAGAAAAAAAACCTTCGTCGATTGGCTTTAGTGTTGCCGGAACTGATTTTATTGCTGCCAATGATATAAAGAACACTTCAATAAGTGATGCTAAAATTGGTGGATTCAGCAAACTTAATGCTGGCTTTGCGGCTCATTACTGGAAAGGATTAACTAAAAACATCGACCTTTCAGTTACATACACCGGAAGTTTTCTTAATCGATTGCCACAAACTTTTCCTGACCAGGTGGCGGACTATTTTCAATCTTTGGGTGCTTCATTTAACATCAAAATGTTTCATGACAAAGCTGTCATAAACCCTTTTTTAACGGCTGGTATTGAAGGATACAATTACGCGTCAAAATTTGGAGCGCAATCACCTTTTGGAGTTGGTTTACAAATAAGTCCGTTTCAGGGGAATACCTTTCTCCTGGCTCAGGCGCAATATAAACTCGCTTACAGTGATAATAAAGTGAATCATTTGTTTTATTCTTTCGGTGTACTTGCTCCGCTTACGGAGCCCAAAGCGAAAGTATTGCCTCCTCCTCCACCGCCACCACCTGCTGATACAGACATGGATGGTGTTATTGATGCTGATGACAAATGCCCCACTGTTGTTGGTTTAGCCAAATACCAGGGCTGTCCTATTCCCGACACAGATAAAGACGGCATTAACGATGAGCAGGATAAATGTCCTACTGTTGCCGGGCTTGCTAAATATGACGGTTGCCCCATTCCTGATACCGACAAAGATGGTGTAAATGATGAAGAGGACAAGTGCCCTACTGTTGCGGGATTTCCGAGATACCAGGGTTGCCCGATACCAGATACTGATGGTGATGGCGTGAATGATGAAAATGACAGGTGCCCTACAGAAGCAGGCCCTGCTGATAATAACGGTTGTCCACGCCTTGAGCAGTTCAACTTTAACGCGAAAAACGTACAGTTTGCTACAGGTAAAGCAATTCTTACAAAAGGTGCAGTAACGGAACTTGATAAACTGGTGAAGATATTAAACGAACATCCTACATTGAAGTTGTCAATTGACGGTTATACTGATAACACGGGTAAACCAGCAACCAATCTTACACTTTCTCAAAAGAGAGCAGACGCTGTAAAAACATACCTCGTTAAGAAGGGAATTTCAACAGACATATTAACTGCAGCGGGTCATGGAATTGACAACCCGATAGCAGACAATAAAACTGCCGCAGGCCGGGCATTGAACAGAAGAGTTGAATTTAGTGTGGCTCAGTAA
- a CDS encoding YggS family pyridoxal phosphate-dependent enzyme: MAVNAAAFHSLTTELAAKNVTLVAVSKTKPATDIEELYNLGQRHFGENYVQELADKQLALPPDIHWHFIGHLQSNKVKYIAPFVYLIHGVDSYKLLVEINKQAMKNNRTIQCLLQIHIAEEETKFGLNEAELDELLRNYKNDNLSNVAIKGFMGMASFTNDANQVTKEFIHLKTLFDLYKTAFNLGVLSMGMSGDYQLAVENGSNMVRIGSLLFGERNYTK; this comes from the coding sequence ATGGCAGTTAATGCAGCAGCATTTCATTCATTAACCACAGAACTGGCAGCTAAAAACGTAACACTGGTAGCGGTAAGCAAAACCAAACCTGCCACCGATATTGAAGAACTGTATAATTTGGGCCAGCGCCATTTTGGAGAAAATTACGTGCAGGAACTTGCAGACAAACAGCTAGCCTTACCTCCGGATATTCACTGGCATTTTATTGGCCACTTGCAAAGCAATAAAGTGAAATATATTGCGCCGTTCGTATACCTTATACACGGTGTGGACAGTTACAAACTACTGGTGGAAATAAACAAACAGGCAATGAAAAATAACCGAACCATTCAATGCCTTTTACAAATACACATTGCAGAAGAAGAAACAAAATTTGGTTTAAACGAAGCCGAACTCGATGAACTGTTACGCAACTACAAAAACGACAATCTTTCAAATGTTGCCATAAAAGGTTTTATGGGTATGGCCTCGTTTACAAACGATGCTAACCAGGTAACTAAAGAGTTCATCCATCTCAAGACACTTTTTGATCTGTACAAAACTGCTTTCAACCTCGGGGTTTTATCAATGGGTATGAGCGGCGATTATCAACTTGCCGTAGAAAACGGAAGTAACATGGTACGCATAGGCAGCCTGCTTTTTGGGGAAAGAAATTATACCAAATAA
- the lpdA gene encoding dihydrolipoyl dehydrogenase translates to MAYDVIVIGSGPGGYPAAIRASQLGFSVAIIEKESLGGICLNWGCIPTKALLKSAQVYEYLKHSKDYGIIAGEAQADFGGVIKRSRGVADKMSKGVQFLMKKNKIEVIMGYGKVKGKGQVEVTAADGSKKTVEGKYIILATGGRSRELPNLKQDGKKVIGYREAMVLPEQPKRMIIVGSGAIGIEFGYFYNSLGTKVTVVEFMPRIVPVEDEDISKELEKQLKKQGMEIMTSASVESVDSSGEGVKALVKKQDGSTVMLEADIVLSAVGVVANVENLGLEESGIKVDKGRIVTDKFMQTNVQGIFAIGDCTPNQALAHKASKEGILAAEYIGYMEKKFHHQPEPMDYSNIPGCTYCSPEIASVGFSEKAAKEAGYEIKVGKFPFMASGKASAAGATEGFVKVIYDAKYGEFLGCHMIGSNVTEMIAEAVVARKLETTAHEILNAVHPHPTMSEGLKEATAVAYGEAIDI, encoded by the coding sequence ATGGCATACGACGTAATTGTTATCGGTAGTGGCCCGGGTGGCTACCCTGCCGCTATACGTGCTTCTCAGTTAGGATTTTCAGTAGCAATCATCGAAAAGGAAAGCCTTGGTGGTATTTGTCTTAACTGGGGTTGTATTCCTACCAAAGCGCTTTTAAAAAGTGCACAGGTGTATGAATACCTGAAACACAGTAAAGATTATGGCATTATTGCGGGTGAGGCGCAGGCAGACTTTGGTGGTGTTATAAAGCGTAGCCGTGGTGTAGCAGATAAGATGAGTAAAGGCGTTCAGTTCCTGATGAAGAAGAATAAGATTGAAGTGATAATGGGTTATGGTAAGGTGAAAGGAAAAGGACAGGTGGAAGTAACAGCAGCAGATGGCAGTAAAAAAACAGTAGAAGGTAAATACATCATCCTGGCAACGGGTGGCCGCAGCCGCGAATTGCCTAACCTGAAACAGGATGGTAAAAAGGTTATTGGTTACCGTGAGGCGATGGTATTGCCGGAGCAGCCCAAGCGCATGATTATCGTAGGCAGCGGGGCAATAGGAATTGAATTTGGTTACTTCTACAACAGTCTTGGCACAAAGGTTACCGTTGTTGAATTTATGCCAAGGATAGTACCTGTGGAAGATGAAGATATCTCCAAAGAACTGGAGAAACAGCTTAAGAAACAAGGTATGGAAATAATGACCAGTGCTTCAGTTGAAAGTGTAGACAGCAGTGGTGAAGGCGTAAAGGCATTGGTAAAAAAACAGGATGGCAGCACAGTAATGCTGGAAGCAGATATTGTATTAAGTGCAGTGGGTGTAGTGGCTAATGTTGAGAACCTTGGCCTGGAAGAAAGTGGCATTAAAGTAGATAAGGGAAGAATTGTAACGGATAAATTCATGCAGACAAATGTGCAGGGTATTTTTGCCATTGGTGATTGTACACCAAACCAGGCACTGGCGCATAAAGCAAGTAAAGAAGGTATTCTTGCGGCTGAATATATTGGTTATATGGAAAAGAAATTCCATCACCAGCCGGAACCGATGGATTACAGCAATATACCGGGATGTACCTATTGCAGTCCTGAAATAGCAAGTGTTGGATTCTCTGAGAAAGCGGCCAAAGAAGCCGGCTATGAAATTAAAGTTGGCAAGTTCCCCTTCATGGCGAGCGGTAAGGCAAGTGCAGCCGGTGCAACTGAAGGTTTTGTAAAGGTAATTTACGATGCGAAATATGGTGAGTTTCTGGGTTGCCATATGATTGGCAGTAACGTTACAGAGATGATAGCTGAAGCTGTTGTTGCACGTAAACTAGAAACCACCGCGCATGAAATTTTGAATGCAGTGCATCCGCATCCGACGATGAGTGAAGGTTTGAAAGAGGCTACAGCAGTGGCTTATGGAGAGGCTATAGACATTTAG